In Juglans regia cultivar Chandler chromosome 5, Walnut 2.0, whole genome shotgun sequence, the following are encoded in one genomic region:
- the LOC108985918 gene encoding purple acid phosphatase 5-like — MGTASGLLTVVLLVLLSIVGFCHGGVTSSYVRKAEASPDLPKEAFPPPPGFNAPEQVHITQGDSGGQGVIISWVTPLMWHPNFVTYWAAEGNHKNYKLIASAKITSYKYYTYTSGYIHHATIKGLEYDTKYFYEIGIGECARLFHFRTPPKVGPDVPYTFGIIGDLGQTSNSNETLEHYIANPTAQTMLFVGDLSYADDHPNHDNERWDTWGRFIEKSAAYQPWIWTAGNHELDYAPQLKEYTPFKPYMNRYHVPYRSSQSTSPLWYSIKRASAHIIVLSSYSAYGKYTPQYTWLQKELTRVNRAETPWLIVLLHSPWYNSNNYHYMEGESMRVTFESWFVESKVDIVFAGHVHAYERSERISNVRYNITDGLSTPIKDQSAPIYITIGDGGNVEGIADSFTDPQPSYSAFREASFGHAILAIKNRTHAHYTWHRNQDSNAVAADSLWIYNRHYFPVEELSH; from the exons ATGGGTACTGCATCGGGCTTGTTAACAGTAGTACTCTTGGTTCTTCTGAGCATTGTTGGTTTCTGTCATGGTGGTGTAACCAGTAGTTATGTTAGGAAAGCTGAGGCATCTCCTGACTTGCCGAAAGAAGCATTTCCTCCTCCTCCAGGATTCAATGCACCAGAGCAG GTTCATATAACCCAAGGAGATAGTGGAGGACAGGGTGTGATTATTTCATGGGTTACACCGTTAATGTGGCATCCGAATTTTGTGACCTATTGGGCAGCAGAGGGCAACCACAAGAATTATAAGCTTATTGCTTCGGCCAAAATCACCTCTTACAAATACTATACATATACTTCTGGTTACATTCATCATGCCACCATTAAAGGATTAGAG TATGACACTAAATACTTCTATGAGATTGGAATTGGCGAGTGTGCCCGTCTGTTCCACTTCAGAACTCCTCCCAAAGTGGGGCCAGATGTTCCATACACATTTGGCATTATTG GTGATTTGGGACAGACAAGTAATTCTAATGAGACGCTTGAGCATTATATTGCCAACCCGACTGCGCAGACTATGTTGTTTGTAGGTGATCTTTCTTATGCAGATGATCACCCAAACCATGACAATGAGAGATGGGACACATGGGGCCGCTTTATTGAGAAGAGTGCTGCGTATCAGCCATGGATTTGGACTGCTGGCAATCATGAACTTGATTATGCTCCACAACTT AAAGAATACACTCCTTTCAAGCCATATATGAACAGATACCACGTGCCCTACAGATCATCGCAGAGTACATCCCCACTTTGGTATTCCATCAAGCGTGCATCTGCACACATCATTGTCCTCTCTTCTTACTCAGCATATG GTAAATACACTCCTCAATACACTTGGCTCCAAAAGGAGCTCACCAGAGTTAATCGAGCTGAAACTCCATGGCTTATAGTTCTTCTTCACTCACCATGGTATAACAGCAACAACTACCATTACATGGAAGGAGAAAGCATGAGAGTGACTTTTGAATCCTGGTTTGTTGAAAGCAAAGTTGACATTGTTTTTGCTGGTCATGTTCATGCCTATGAGCGTTCA GAGCGAATATCGAATGTGAGGTACAATATAACAGATGGACTCAGCACGCCAATAAAGGACCAATCTGCACCAATATACATAACAATTGGAGATGGCGGTAATGTTGAAGGCATTGCTGACAG TTTTACTGACCCACAACCAAGTTATTCTGCATTCCGGGAAGCAAGCTTTGGGCACGCAATTCTGGCTATAAAGAATAGAACCCATGCTCACTATACTTGGCACCGCAACCAAGATAGTAATGCTGTTGCTGCTGATTCTCTTTGGATATACAACAGGCACTATTTTCCAGTTGAAGAGCTTAGTCATTAA
- the LOC108985923 gene encoding uncharacterized protein LOC108985923, protein MVGPKRHFLPLLFLSLSAFFFLFLCHSYFSSHNSNTNFIHSLQKSNPIANPRFPNSPNFTFIIKVLAFNRLDSLSRCLRSLAAADYLSDRIHLHIYIDHFSPGNNDSLQLDSKLDGSHRILGFVDAFEWRFGEKLVHYRTENVGLQAQWLEAWWPSSDDEFAFVVEDDLEVSPLYYKFLRSLIMNFYYNASNFSPSVYGASLQRPRFVPGKHGNKIQLDSGTRLFFYQIVGTWGQLLFPKPWKEFRLWYDKHKAKGIKPFLDGMVTTGWYKKMGERIWTPWFIKFIHSRGYFNIYTNFLRERALSVSHRDAGVNYGKTAGPDSQLLDETSLDFSLFEMPPLSNLKWYDFCFREVHPGRVIGSVDELGSILYAVQKQETIIFVSLFGASESVTRNMLCHFERLNIWNYILMGPESDLLLDLSRRGHPVINADKFFNNIKAYKSIPSRYSNAELIKEILVKAYVIKSCLGFRYNSWMVDVNMLFIRSDLFLETIDPTYDFYVGKNFKLFYVRGSSSAKKFWVDDLLSKITEMVDDSRKVALPGDGIHFVYMAAKLMEQKGVRIKRVDETSFSVKIGADGVNQSSFGDGKKMVFWSTEIGPNLIQMQLQESGMWILDSDSSCMAVVCHRS, encoded by the exons ATGGTGGGTCCGAAAAGAcacttccttcctcttctttttctctccctctccgccttcttcttcctcttcttatGCCACTCCTACTTCTCCTCCCATAACTCTAACACTAATTTCATCCATTCCCTTCAAAAATCTAATCCTATTGCTAATCCTCGTTTTCCTAATTCCCCAAATTTCACTTTCATTATCAAAGTCCTCGCCTTCAACCGCCTGGACTCGCTCTCCCGGTGCCTCCGGTCACTCGCCGCCGCCGACTACCTCTCCGACCGCATCCATCTCCATATTTACATTGATCATTTCTCCCCCGGAAACAACGACTCTCTTCAATTGGACAGCAAATTGGACGGCTCGCATCGGATTCTGGGGTTCGTTGATGCGTTCGAATGGAGGTTCGGGGAAAAGCTCGTGCATTATCGGACTGAGAACGTGGGGTTGCAGGCGCAGTGGTTGGAGGCGTGGTGGCCGAGCTCCGACGACGAGTTCGCTTTCGTGGTCGAAGACGATTTGGAGGTCTCGCCGCTCTACTACAAGTTTCTTAGGAGTTTGATAATGAATTTCTATTATAATGCTTCAAATTTTAGTCCGTCCGTCTACGGGGCTTCACTGCAGAGACCAAGGTTCGTCCCAG GTAAACATGGAAACAAAATACAACTGGATAGCGGAACACGACTTTTTTTCTACCAGATAGTTGGCACTTGGGGTCAACTTCTCTTTCCAAAACCTTGGAAAGAATTCAGGTTGTGGTATGACAAACACAAGGCCAAGGGAATTAAGCCATTTCTCGATGGGATG GTGACAACTGGGTGGTACAAGAAGATGGGAGAGAGAATATGGACTCCTTGgttcattaaatttattcattctCGTGGTTATTTTAATATCTACACCAATTTTTTACGTGAGAGAGCACTCAGTGTCTCTCACAGGGATGCTGGTGTTAACTATGGGAAAACAGCTGGGCCTGATTCTCAATTGTTGGATGAAACCTCCCTTGATTTCAGTCTGTTTGAAATGCCGCCTTTGAGTAATCTGAAATGGTACGATTTCTGTTTCAGAGAAGTACATCCTGGAAGAGTTATAGGGAGCGTTGATGAACTTGGCTCTATTCTTTATGCTGTGCAGAAACAGGAAACCATTATTTTTGTAAGCCTCTTTGGAGCATCAGAGTCGGTCACGAGGAACATGCTATGTCACTTTGAGAGGCTAAATATTTGGAACTACATACTAATGGGCCCTGAATCTGACTTGCTGCTTGATCTCTCAAGAAGGGGGCATCCGGTGATTAATGCAGACaagtttttcaataatattaagGCGTACAAATCGATTCCATCTCGATACTCCAATGCAGAACTGATCAAGGAGATTTTAGTGAAGGCATATGTAATCAAGAGTTGTTTGGGGTTTAGGTATAATTCTTGGATGGTGGATGTGAACATGCTTTTCATTCGTAGTGACCTATTTCTCGAGACCATTGATCCCACCTATGATTTCTATGTTGGGAAGaactttaaacttttttatgttCGAGGTTCATCTTCTGCCAAGAAATTCTGGGTTGATGATTTATTGTCCAAGATCACAGAAATGGTGGACGACTCGAGGAAAGTGGCGTTGCCTGGAGATGGAATTCATTTTGTGTATATGGCAGCAAAGTTAATGGAACAGAAGGGTGTGAGGATAAAGAGGGTTGACGAGACAAGCTTCAGCGTTAAGATTGGTGCGGATGGTGTTAATCAATCTTCTTTTGGGGATGGGAAGAAGATGGTTTTCTGGTCTACTGAGATAGGTCCAAATTTAATTCAGATGCAGCTTCAAGAGTCGGGGATGTGGATTCTGGACAGTGACTCATCGTGCATGGCTGTTGTTTGTCACAG GTCTTGA
- the LOC108985915 gene encoding probable LRR receptor-like serine/threonine-protein kinase At3g47570 yields MHLPKCNFRKPGNTKLTSTSTFIISLVLGLLGVTSVLCFLIVSWLRKKRKVSISRPSGNFLLNLSYQSLLKATDGFSSTNLLGVGSFGSVYKGILDEGRTIIAVKVLNLLHHGAFRSFLVECEALRNIRHRNLVKILTVCSSVDYLGNDFKALVYEFMANRSLEEWLHPTATEDGVHQDQRNLDLFQRLDIVIDVANALEYLHDHCQTQIIHCDLKPSNVLLDNEMIGHVGDFGIARFSPGSNHNSSTIHSSTIGLRGTIGYAAPEYGVGNEVSTHGDIYSYGILLLEMFTGRRPTDIFQGSLSLHSFVKTALPQGVVEIADPILFHEREEETTRNNGQNNNIIRRNKTQECLVSIFQIGVACSAERPEERMNIKDVVAGLNLIRKFFLQNGTNRGNPRINGP; encoded by the exons ATGCACTTGCCTAAATGCAACTTCAGAAAGCCTGGGAATACCAAATTGACATCAACCTCTACGTTCATAATATCTCTGGTTTTGGGGCTATTAGGAGTAACTTCAGTGTTGTGCTTTTTGATTGTCTCTTGGTtaagaaagaaacgaaaagtATCAATATCACGTCCTTCaggaaattttcttttgaatctATCCTATCAAAGTCTCCTGAAAGCCACTGATGGATTCTCTTCCACTAATTTGCTTGGTGTGGGAAGTTTTGGATCCGTGTATAAAGGAATTCTTGATGAAGGTAGAACGATAATTGCTGTCAAGGTCCTCAACCTTCTGCACCATGGAGCTTTTAGAAGCTTTCTTGTCGAGTGTGAAGCCTTGAGAAACATCAGACATCGAAATCTTGTAAAGATTCTTACAGTTTGTTCAAGTGTTGATTACCTTGGTAATGATTTCAAGGCTCTAGTTTATGAGTTCATGGCCAACAGAAGCCTTGAAGAATGGTTGCATCCAACTGCTACAGAAGATGGAGTGCATCAAGACCAAAGAAATCTAGATCTTTTTCAAAGGTTGGATATCGTCATTGATGTTGCGAATGCATTAGAATATCTTCATGATCATTGCCAAACACAAATCATTCATTGTGACCTAAAGCCAAGCAATGTTCTTCTCGATAATGAAATGATTGGGCACGTGGGTGATTTTGGGATAGCAAGATTCTCTCCTGGAAGCAACCATAACTCTTCTACTATTCACTCTAGCACAATTGGATTAAGGGGAACTATTGGTTATGCCGCTCCTG AGTATGGTGTGGGAAATGAGGTGTCAACCCATGGTGATATCTACAGTTATGGGATTCTTCTGTTAGAAATGTTCACAGGAAGGAGACCCACTGACATTTTTCAGGGCAGTCTAAGCCTACATTCGTTTGTCAAGACAGCCTTGCCTCAAGGAGTAGTAGAGATTGCAGATCCAATTCTTTTCCACGAAAGGGAAGAAGAGACGACTAGAAACAATGGCCAAAATAACAACATTATAAGAAGAAACAAAACTCAAGAGTGCTTGGTTTCGATTTTTCAGATTGGAGTTGCATGTTCAGCTGAACGGCCAGAAGAACGAATGAACATCAAAGATGTTGTAGCTGGGCTTAATTTAAtcagaaaattttttcttcagaATGGAACAAACAGAGGCAATCCAAGAATAAATGGACCATAA
- the LOC108985920 gene encoding L10-interacting MYB domain-containing protein-like encodes MAWTSEMDRCLSDILVEQVKKGNRIDGTLKAAAYRAALKALNENFGLDLTKGHIQNRLKTWKKQFGILKELLSHKGFRWDETQKMVIADNSVWNDYIKTHPDARIFRNRHIQNYDQLYTIFGNYNEPAVAVDASSIQYGGMAKDQGTRWKVLSSSSVSSSSFDSSYYNFVHSQCYLLNPSN; translated from the exons ATGGCATGGACAAGTGAGATGGACCGCTGTCTTAGTGACATACTTGTTGAGCAAGTGAAAAAAGGAAACAGGATAGATGGCACTTTGAAAGCTGCAGCATACAGAGCAGCACTTAAAGccttaaatgaaaattttgggctCGACCTGACAAAAGGACACATTCAAAATCGGCTAAAAACATGGAAGAAGCAGTTTGGGATTTTAAAGGAGCTCCTTTCTCATAAAGGATTtaggtgggatgagacacaaaagaTGGTTATTGCAGATAATTCTGTATGGAATGACTATATCAAG ACTCACCCTGATGCCAGGATTTTCCGCAATAGACATATTCAGAACTACGATCAATTGTACACCATCTTTGGCAATTATAATGAGCCTGCGGTGGCTGTTGATGCGTCTTCTATTCAATATGGTGGTATGGCAAAAGATCAAG GAACCAGGTGGAAGGTTCTCTCTTCTTCATCAGTATCCTCGTCATCTTTTGATTCAagctattataattttgttcatTCTCAATGTTACCTGCTAAATCCATCTAATTGA